In a single window of the Renibacterium salmoninarum ATCC 33209 genome:
- a CDS encoding YhjD/YihY/BrkB family envelope integrity protein: MLLTSLGWIGGLREGIRGIFATGPLEANPVLLKLKDAATLLVLGILLVATSVISVGVVTALDGVMAALSLDVELARPITYVASFVVLLLLDLAVCMALFRSVSAIQMPRVALWQTALIAAVGSTVLRALSSVLLANVAGKNPLLAPFSVILGLFVWFYLLSQVYLIAAGWGTVAKADAEQRAK, encoded by the coding sequence TTGCTGCTCACTTCTTTGGGCTGGATTGGCGGGTTGCGGGAAGGGATTCGTGGCATTTTTGCTACCGGGCCGCTAGAAGCCAACCCCGTCTTACTGAAGCTCAAAGATGCAGCTACCTTACTGGTGCTGGGTATTCTGTTGGTGGCGACCTCAGTAATAAGCGTTGGCGTGGTTACGGCGCTCGACGGCGTGATGGCGGCCTTATCGCTCGATGTTGAGCTGGCGCGTCCAATCACTTACGTTGCGTCTTTTGTGGTGTTGCTACTTTTGGACCTTGCAGTGTGTATGGCGCTTTTCCGATCCGTCTCTGCTATTCAAATGCCCAGAGTGGCGCTTTGGCAGACTGCGCTGATCGCAGCAGTTGGTTCCACTGTGTTGCGGGCGCTTTCGAGCGTTTTACTGGCCAACGTCGCCGGGAAGAATCCGCTGTTAGCCCCGTTTTCGGTAATCTTGGGCTTGTTTGTCTGGTTTTACCTGCTGTCTCAGGTGTATTTGATCGCAGCCGGTTGGGGCACCGTAGCAAAGGCTGACGCCGAGCAACGAGCCAAATAG
- a CDS encoding MgtC/SapB family protein, with product MNNELPYLINIVLAMVLSLVIGIEREYNQKQAGVRTHTLVGLGSALFMVVSKHGFYDILGQTGIGLDPSRIAAQIVSGVGFLGAGLIFVRRDVVRGLTTAASIWLVAAVGMAAGAGMFIIAPGVVLVYLLVTLGIKPLTQRMPHAKGTRHSIRLRYRDGHGLLRDIISAVAAHGMKVSNLQILKSEQIELDTVDRVEDAGRFQDIVLEVDGSPNAVDNLLIALSSIDGVRQIALDREDSES from the coding sequence ATGAACAATGAATTGCCCTACCTGATCAATATTGTGCTCGCGATGGTGCTGTCCTTAGTCATTGGCATCGAACGTGAATACAACCAAAAGCAAGCGGGTGTCCGCACGCATACTTTAGTGGGCCTTGGCTCAGCGTTGTTCATGGTGGTCTCCAAACACGGGTTTTACGACATTCTGGGACAAACAGGTATTGGTCTGGACCCGTCGCGCATTGCGGCGCAAATTGTCTCCGGAGTCGGTTTCCTCGGCGCCGGTCTGATCTTTGTCCGTCGCGATGTGGTGCGAGGGCTGACTACAGCTGCGAGCATTTGGCTGGTGGCCGCCGTCGGAATGGCAGCAGGGGCTGGCATGTTTATCATCGCGCCGGGAGTTGTTTTGGTCTATCTTTTGGTCACCTTGGGGATTAAACCGTTGACCCAGCGGATGCCACATGCCAAAGGAACTAGGCACAGTATTCGCCTGCGGTACCGTGACGGGCACGGCTTGCTGAGGGACATCATTTCTGCGGTGGCCGCGCACGGCATGAAGGTGAGTAATCTTCAGATCCTCAAAAGCGAGCAAATCGAGCTTGACACGGTAGACCGCGTCGAGGATGCTGGCCGCTTTCAAGACATTGTGCTGGAAGTAGACGGGTCACCCAACGCGGTAGACAACTTGTTGATCGCATTGAGTTCGATCGACGGCGTTCGGCAGATTGCCTTGGACCGGGAAGACAGCGAAAGCTAA
- a CDS encoding GNAT family N-acetyltransferase, with the protein MEPQTLYRVLCLRVAVFVVEQGAAYPELDGRDDEPGALMFWAMHEGSVLATLRLLDEGSQFRIGRVATALTARGKGIAAELMQRAVAVETAAGGEIVLDAQTDKQDWYAKFGFAPAGEVFYEDNIEHIPMARPGRTAS; encoded by the coding sequence ATGGAACCTCAAACGCTGTACCGGGTGCTGTGTTTGCGAGTTGCGGTTTTCGTGGTGGAACAGGGTGCTGCCTATCCGGAGTTAGACGGACGCGATGACGAACCTGGTGCGTTGATGTTCTGGGCAATGCATGAGGGCAGTGTGCTGGCGACGCTGAGATTACTTGATGAAGGCTCGCAATTCAGAATTGGTCGAGTCGCCACCGCCCTGACTGCGCGTGGCAAAGGTATTGCCGCAGAACTTATGCAGCGGGCGGTGGCGGTGGAGACGGCGGCCGGCGGAGAAATCGTTTTGGACGCGCAGACTGACAAGCAGGATTGGTATGCAAAATTTGGTTTTGCACCAGCCGGTGAAGTCTTTTACGAGGACAACATTGAACATATCCCGATGGCACGGCCCGGGCGCACTGCCAGTTGA
- a CDS encoding patatin-like phospholipase family protein produces the protein MKTTSFSTPSSTSTASSKAAQISAEPDRQRALVLGGGSTGNAWLIGMIAGLFDAGIDLTEADLIAGTSAGSTAAAQITGVSPSQLFASILSAATPQQSAPVAAKPEQGPPGVFSSVPDHMRRTSEVIAAAHDVADMRRQMGASALALAASSDAPTQSRWRATVAARLPQQQWPAQRVLITAVDADTGEPVAFDSHSGVDLADAVAASCAGGFAYRIGNTRFIDGGYRTNAENADLATGYARVLVLSPFGGRSRTPVEWGMHLATQIEELRVGGSGVETIYPDSQSEHMFGTNAMNLSLRPAAAQAGYEQAQVLAKSIEGFWR, from the coding sequence ATGAAAACAACATCTTTTTCTACTCCCTCATCAACGTCCACGGCGTCCAGCAAAGCAGCGCAAATATCGGCTGAACCGGACCGTCAGCGAGCATTAGTTCTCGGCGGCGGCTCAACAGGCAATGCGTGGCTGATTGGTATGATCGCTGGCCTGTTTGACGCCGGAATAGACCTCACTGAAGCCGATCTCATTGCCGGTACTTCGGCTGGATCAACAGCGGCGGCTCAGATTACCGGCGTCAGTCCGAGCCAACTCTTCGCCAGTATCTTATCCGCCGCAACGCCACAACAGTCCGCGCCAGTTGCCGCCAAACCTGAGCAAGGGCCTCCCGGCGTGTTCAGCTCGGTCCCGGATCACATGCGCAGGACTAGTGAGGTGATAGCGGCTGCGCACGATGTAGCCGATATGCGGCGCCAAATGGGGGCATCTGCGCTTGCATTAGCCGCGTCATCCGATGCCCCCACCCAATCACGATGGCGCGCTACGGTCGCAGCCCGATTGCCGCAGCAGCAATGGCCGGCACAAAGGGTGCTCATCACGGCGGTTGATGCGGATACCGGCGAACCGGTAGCGTTCGACAGTCACAGTGGCGTGGATCTAGCCGACGCCGTCGCGGCAAGTTGCGCTGGTGGTTTCGCCTACCGAATCGGTAACACCCGGTTTATTGACGGCGGTTACCGGACCAATGCTGAGAATGCTGATCTAGCCACCGGATACGCACGAGTTCTGGTGCTGTCGCCCTTTGGCGGCAGGTCCCGGACTCCAGTGGAGTGGGGCATGCATTTGGCAACTCAGATCGAAGAGTTACGGGTGGGTGGCAGTGGCGTTGAAACCATATATCCGGACAGTCAATCCGAGCATATGTTCGGCACAAACGCAATGAATTTGTCACTGCGTCCAGCCGCCGCCCAAGCCGGTTACGAGCAGGCGCAGGTCCTCGCTAAAAGTATCGAGGGATTCTGGCGCTGA
- a CDS encoding succinate dehydrogenase iron-sulfur subunit has translation MTSTIETAETAPEPASKIELPASVGGGGKIPTFDITLKVRRYNPEAGGADGEEAHWDEWKLTMYGTDRVLDALHKIKWEHDGTLSFRRSCAHGVCGSDAMRINGRNRLACKTLLKDLDTKKPITVEPIKGLPVEKDLIVDMEPFFQSYREIMPFLINKGHEPTKERLQSAEDRERFDDTTKCILCAACTSSCPVFWTDGQYFGPAAIVNAHRFIFDSRDDAGDMRLEILNDKEGVWRCRTTFNCSEACPRGIQVTKAISEVKQAILARQI, from the coding sequence ATGACTAGCACAATTGAAACCGCTGAAACCGCACCGGAGCCGGCGTCGAAAATTGAACTCCCAGCAAGTGTTGGCGGCGGCGGCAAAATCCCCACCTTCGACATTACGCTCAAGGTGCGTCGCTACAATCCGGAAGCTGGCGGCGCCGACGGCGAAGAAGCGCACTGGGACGAGTGGAAGCTCACCATGTACGGCACCGACCGCGTGCTAGATGCCTTGCACAAGATCAAATGGGAGCACGACGGCACCCTGTCTTTCCGCCGCTCTTGCGCTCACGGCGTCTGCGGTTCTGATGCAATGCGCATTAACGGCCGTAACCGCTTGGCTTGCAAAACCTTGTTGAAAGATCTGGATACCAAGAAGCCAATTACGGTTGAGCCGATTAAGGGCCTTCCGGTGGAAAAAGATCTCATTGTGGACATGGAGCCGTTCTTCCAGTCTTACCGCGAGATCATGCCGTTCCTGATCAACAAGGGCCACGAGCCGACCAAAGAGCGTTTGCAGTCTGCTGAGGACCGCGAGCGCTTCGATGACACCACCAAGTGCATCTTGTGTGCGGCGTGCACCTCGAGCTGCCCCGTATTTTGGACTGACGGTCAGTACTTTGGCCCGGCCGCAATTGTCAACGCGCACCGCTTCATCTTCGATTCTCGCGATGATGCTGGCGACATGCGTTTAGAGATCCTCAATGACAAAGAAGGCGTTTGGCGCTGCCGAACCACCTTCAACTGCTCGGAGGCTTGCCCACGCGGCATTCAGGTCACGAAGGCAATCTCAGAGGTTAAACAGGCCATTTTGGCTCGTCAGATCTAA
- the sdhA gene encoding succinate dehydrogenase flavoprotein subunit, with product MQVHKYDVVIVGAGGAGMRAAIESGQRARTAVLTKLYPTRSHTGAAQGGMCAALANVEEDNWEWHTFDTVKGGDYLVDQDAAEVMAKEAIDAVLDLEKMGLPFNRTPEGRIDQRRFGGHTRDHGKAPVRRACYAADRTGHMILQTLYQNCVKHNVEFYNEYYVLDLLTVVDEETGQKRVSGVVSYDLASGELHVFQAKSVVFASGGTGKVFKTTSNAHTLTGDGMAIAFRRGIPLEDMEFFQFHPTGLAGLGILLSEAARGEGAILRNSEGERFMERYAPTIKDLAPRDIVARSMANEVREGRGCGPNKDYVLLDLTHLEPAHIEAKLPDITEFARTYLGVEPFTEPVPVFPTAHYAMGGIPTNISAEVLQDNDTVIPGLFAAGEVACVSVHGSNRLGTNSLLDINVFGKRAGISAAEYAKGADFVELPEDPEACTLGMLDHVRTSDGGEKVALIRKDLQDSMDANMQVFRSADTLNLALSDIAKLEERYQRITVQDKGKRFNLDLLEAVELGFLLELAKVMTVAALHREESRGGHSREDFPDRNDEKFMKHSMAYLDEGAETEHIAGIRLDTKPVIFTRYEPMVRKY from the coding sequence ATGCAGGTTCACAAATACGACGTAGTGATCGTCGGTGCGGGCGGGGCTGGCATGCGTGCAGCTATCGAGTCCGGCCAACGAGCACGGACCGCGGTGCTGACCAAGTTGTATCCGACGCGTTCGCACACTGGTGCCGCTCAGGGCGGTATGTGCGCGGCACTGGCGAACGTCGAAGAGGATAACTGGGAATGGCACACCTTCGACACCGTCAAAGGCGGTGACTACCTAGTTGACCAGGACGCTGCTGAGGTCATGGCAAAAGAGGCCATTGACGCAGTGCTCGACTTGGAAAAAATGGGGCTGCCGTTCAACCGCACACCCGAAGGCCGGATCGACCAACGCCGTTTCGGCGGCCACACCCGCGATCACGGCAAGGCACCCGTCCGCCGCGCCTGTTACGCAGCAGACCGCACGGGCCACATGATTCTGCAGACGTTGTATCAAAACTGCGTCAAGCACAACGTGGAGTTCTACAACGAGTACTACGTTTTGGACCTGCTCACAGTAGTCGATGAGGAAACCGGCCAAAAACGTGTTTCCGGTGTGGTTAGCTACGATCTAGCCAGTGGCGAGCTACACGTATTCCAAGCAAAATCCGTAGTTTTCGCCTCGGGCGGCACCGGCAAGGTCTTCAAGACCACCTCGAACGCACACACTCTGACCGGTGACGGAATGGCAATCGCTTTCCGCCGCGGCATCCCGTTAGAAGACATGGAGTTCTTCCAGTTCCATCCGACCGGTTTGGCTGGACTGGGAATCCTACTTTCTGAGGCGGCCCGTGGTGAAGGCGCAATTTTGCGTAACTCCGAGGGCGAGCGGTTCATGGAACGCTATGCGCCAACCATCAAGGACTTGGCACCCCGCGACATCGTTGCCCGATCAATGGCTAACGAAGTCCGCGAGGGTCGTGGCTGCGGCCCGAACAAGGACTACGTGTTGTTGGACTTGACTCACTTGGAGCCGGCGCACATCGAAGCCAAGCTCCCCGACATTACCGAGTTCGCCCGCACCTACCTTGGTGTGGAACCGTTCACCGAGCCGGTGCCTGTCTTCCCCACCGCGCACTACGCCATGGGCGGCATTCCCACCAACATCTCGGCTGAAGTTCTTCAGGACAACGACACTGTGATCCCTGGGCTGTTTGCCGCCGGTGAGGTTGCCTGCGTTTCCGTGCACGGATCAAACCGTCTGGGCACCAACTCGCTGCTAGACATCAACGTTTTCGGTAAGCGCGCCGGTATTTCGGCCGCAGAATACGCCAAGGGCGCTGATTTTGTGGAGCTACCCGAAGACCCTGAGGCCTGCACCTTGGGCATGCTGGATCACGTTCGTACGTCCGACGGCGGTGAGAAAGTCGCGCTGATCCGTAAAGATCTGCAGGACTCGATGGATGCCAATATGCAGGTATTCCGTTCAGCAGACACGCTGAACTTGGCATTGAGCGATATTGCAAAGCTCGAAGAGCGATACCAACGAATCACCGTTCAAGACAAAGGCAAGCGATTCAACCTGGATCTGCTTGAGGCTGTTGAACTGGGCTTCTTGCTCGAACTGGCCAAAGTTATGACGGTCGCGGCACTACACCGCGAAGAATCTCGTGGCGGCCACTCCCGCGAAGACTTCCCGGATCGCAACGACGAGAAATTCATGAAGCACTCAATGGCTTATCTGGACGAAGGTGCCGAAACTGAGCACATCGCCGGCATTCGTTTGGATACTAAGCCGGTTATTTTCACCCGCTATGAGCCAATGGTGAGGAAGTACTAA
- a CDS encoding succinate dehydrogenase hydrophobic membrane anchor subunit: MTAIEAPRSAKATGKSGINYNRNKGSGSKFEMFAWLFMRLSGVILIVLIFGHLFVNLMVGEGVHAIDFGFVAGKWASPFWQIWDLLMLWLAMLHGTNGVRTIINDYAEKTGTRIALKTVLYVATVVIITLGTLVIFTFDPCVVGSDGLPLPGSFCPVP; encoded by the coding sequence ATGACTGCTATTGAAGCCCCACGTAGCGCAAAGGCCACGGGAAAGTCCGGAATCAATTACAACCGGAATAAAGGCTCGGGCTCAAAGTTTGAGATGTTCGCCTGGTTATTCATGCGTTTGTCCGGCGTAATTTTGATCGTCCTCATCTTCGGTCACCTCTTCGTCAACCTGATGGTCGGCGAAGGTGTGCACGCCATTGATTTCGGCTTCGTTGCCGGTAAATGGGCAAGCCCGTTCTGGCAGATCTGGGATCTGCTGATGCTTTGGCTGGCGATGCTGCACGGCACTAACGGCGTGCGAACCATCATCAACGATTACGCAGAAAAGACCGGTACTCGAATTGCCTTGAAGACCGTGCTCTACGTGGCTACCGTCGTCATCATTACCCTGGGTACCCTGGTGATTTTCACCTTTGATCCTTGCGTCGTTGGTTCCGATGGCTTGCCGCTACCTGGCAGCTTCTGCCCAGTACCTTAG
- the sdhC gene encoding succinate dehydrogenase, cytochrome b556 subunit → MPTKPASTLYRGREGMWSWVAHRVTGVVIFFFLLVHVLDTSLVRVSPEAYDAVIGTYKNPLMGLGEAALVAAIVFHAFNGLRIIAVDFWKKGPKYQRQLLWGVLGLWVITMVPFLIRQLSIVLPPLWGGH, encoded by the coding sequence GTGCCGACGAAACCAGCTAGCACCCTGTACCGCGGCCGTGAGGGCATGTGGTCATGGGTGGCGCACCGAGTCACCGGCGTGGTGATTTTCTTTTTCCTGCTGGTGCACGTGTTGGACACGTCCCTGGTACGGGTATCACCCGAAGCATACGATGCCGTGATCGGCACCTACAAGAATCCGTTAATGGGCCTGGGTGAAGCCGCGTTGGTCGCCGCCATTGTGTTCCATGCTTTCAACGGCTTACGAATCATCGCGGTCGACTTCTGGAAAAAGGGCCCCAAATACCAGCGGCAATTGCTTTGGGGCGTCTTAGGGCTTTGGGTCATCACCATGGTTCCCTTCTTAATTCGCCAATTGAGTATTGTTCTTCCACCACTGTGGGGAGGTCACTAA
- a CDS encoding mannose-1-phosphate guanylyltransferase, which produces MISYNSNHDDVDLNAAQQAALASFHAVIPAGGVGTRLWPLSRAGAPKFLHDLTGSGSTLLRATYDRLTPLAQERMMVVTGAAHKEAVCAQLPEVPDSELVLESEPKDSAAAIGLAAAILHRRDPEIIMGSFAADHVISPDSVFQAAVQEAILTAATGKIVTIGITPTHASTGFGYILTGEPLNIPGAPNAHAVAEFVEKPNQATADKYLAEGGYNWNAGMFVAPVKLMLKHLAANEPELHAGLIAIADAWDTPEREEVTGRIWPTLPKIAIDYAVAEPAAVAGDVAVVPASFRWDDVGDFAAIGRLNSAKDADNVTVLGEGARRVFTENASGVVVTDTKRVIALIGIDDVVIVDTPDALLVTTTAHAQRVKAAVESLKASGDVDVL; this is translated from the coding sequence ATGATTTCTTATAATTCGAACCACGACGACGTCGACTTAAACGCGGCGCAACAAGCGGCTTTGGCGTCCTTCCACGCAGTAATACCTGCGGGCGGCGTGGGAACCAGATTGTGGCCGCTCTCGCGCGCTGGCGCGCCCAAGTTTCTGCATGATCTGACTGGTTCTGGCAGTACTTTATTGCGAGCTACTTACGACAGGCTGACCCCGCTTGCGCAGGAGCGAATGATGGTGGTCACCGGTGCGGCGCACAAAGAAGCGGTTTGCGCACAGCTGCCGGAGGTGCCTGACTCCGAGCTAGTGCTTGAAAGCGAACCAAAAGATTCCGCTGCAGCCATTGGCTTAGCGGCAGCGATCTTGCATCGGCGGGATCCGGAAATCATTATGGGATCCTTTGCCGCTGATCATGTGATTAGTCCGGACTCGGTTTTTCAGGCAGCAGTCCAGGAAGCGATTTTGACTGCGGCGACCGGGAAGATCGTCACCATTGGCATAACACCAACGCACGCTTCGACGGGGTTCGGCTATATCCTCACCGGCGAGCCGCTCAACATTCCTGGTGCACCGAACGCGCACGCCGTGGCGGAATTCGTTGAAAAGCCGAATCAGGCGACGGCTGATAAGTACTTGGCCGAAGGCGGATACAACTGGAACGCGGGAATGTTTGTTGCGCCGGTGAAGTTGATGCTCAAGCATTTGGCCGCGAATGAGCCTGAATTACATGCCGGTCTCATTGCAATTGCTGACGCCTGGGACACCCCGGAGCGAGAAGAAGTAACGGGCCGTATTTGGCCCACGTTGCCGAAGATTGCCATTGACTATGCTGTCGCTGAACCTGCCGCAGTCGCAGGCGATGTTGCAGTGGTACCAGCATCCTTTAGATGGGATGACGTGGGTGACTTCGCCGCGATCGGCCGCCTCAACAGCGCTAAAGACGCAGATAACGTCACGGTGCTTGGCGAGGGCGCGCGACGGGTTTTCACTGAAAATGCCTCGGGCGTTGTGGTCACTGACACCAAACGTGTCATCGCACTGATTGGTATTGACGACGTCGTCATCGTGGACACGCCCGACGCACTTTTGGTCACGACGACGGCGCATGCGCAACGTGTTAAAGCTGCGGTCGAGAGCCTCAAGGCTTCCGGCGACGTCGATGTGCTCTGA
- a CDS encoding tetratricopeptide repeat protein: MPANQTNQASIEQLWLRFDDFSEAEFRVELEALLAQLPAGDPQISFARGGFFDSTGHPEQAIPLYRQALAEGLAGAQRRQLTVQLASSLRNLGELDEAEALLRAEVARPQNEYTAALQGFLALVLSSQGKEREALSISLLALVPHLPRYQRSMTNYAQALLED, translated from the coding sequence ATGCCAGCGAATCAAACTAATCAAGCCAGCATTGAGCAGCTTTGGCTCAGATTCGATGACTTTTCCGAAGCAGAATTCCGCGTTGAGCTAGAAGCGTTGCTGGCGCAGTTGCCGGCTGGCGATCCGCAGATCTCTTTTGCGCGCGGCGGGTTCTTTGATTCGACCGGACATCCGGAGCAAGCGATCCCGCTATATCGTCAAGCGTTAGCTGAAGGGCTCGCTGGAGCACAACGTCGCCAACTGACAGTGCAGTTGGCCAGTTCGTTGCGCAACTTGGGCGAGTTAGACGAGGCTGAAGCGCTGTTACGTGCCGAAGTCGCGAGGCCCCAGAACGAATACACCGCCGCGCTTCAAGGATTCTTAGCGCTGGTACTCAGCTCCCAAGGTAAAGAACGTGAAGCGTTGTCAATATCCCTGTTAGCGCTTGTTCCGCACTTGCCGAGGTATCAACGATCGATGACCAATTATGCGCAGGCGCTGCTCGAAGATTGA
- a CDS encoding amidohydrolase — translation MRNYTQDAEPTEAIGPWLEPLLAELTEFRRDLHQHPELSRQEFRTTDKIVERLSAAGLQPRRLAGTGVIVDVGAGPVATALRGDIDALPVIEETGLPFASVNHGVTHACGHDVHTTTMLGIALVLQAIHSQKPLGGTIRIIFQPAEEIMPGGALDCIAQEALTGVPRIMALHCDPRIEVGKIGTRIGAITSASDTIRIELSGRGGHTSRPHLTEDLVFALAQIAINVPAVLSRRVDVRSGVSVVWGQIQAGAAPNAIPANGFMSGTMRCLDRDAWHSAGELLDDVVQQVAAPYGVDVHLEHTRGVPPVANSEHETVIIEAAARAELGEDAVVLTPQSMGGEDFAWFLQDIPGAMMRLGTHTPGGEVYDLHRGDYALNEAALANGIRVLAATALRTIRDLP, via the coding sequence GTGCGTAATTACACTCAAGATGCCGAGCCCACTGAGGCAATCGGGCCGTGGTTGGAGCCGCTACTGGCGGAGCTCACCGAATTTCGTCGCGATTTGCACCAGCATCCTGAACTTTCACGGCAAGAATTTCGCACCACCGACAAGATCGTGGAACGACTAAGCGCTGCCGGGCTGCAGCCGCGTCGGTTGGCTGGTACTGGGGTTATTGTCGACGTCGGCGCTGGACCGGTAGCTACCGCGTTACGCGGCGATATTGACGCGCTTCCGGTGATCGAAGAAACCGGGCTACCTTTTGCCTCGGTCAATCACGGCGTGACTCATGCCTGCGGGCACGACGTGCACACCACCACGATGCTTGGTATCGCCTTGGTGTTGCAAGCCATCCACAGCCAGAAGCCGCTGGGCGGCACCATTCGAATCATTTTCCAGCCGGCCGAAGAAATCATGCCCGGTGGGGCTCTGGACTGTATAGCGCAAGAGGCTCTCACCGGCGTGCCGAGGATCATGGCGCTGCACTGTGACCCGCGCATCGAAGTGGGTAAAATTGGCACCCGAATCGGTGCGATAACTTCGGCCTCAGATACGATTCGGATCGAACTCAGCGGTCGTGGCGGCCATACTTCCCGGCCGCACCTGACCGAGGATCTGGTCTTCGCGTTAGCGCAGATTGCGATCAACGTCCCCGCGGTACTTTCGCGCAGAGTTGATGTGCGTAGTGGGGTTTCAGTGGTCTGGGGACAGATTCAGGCTGGCGCTGCACCGAACGCCATTCCGGCCAACGGGTTCATGTCCGGAACTATGCGCTGCCTTGATCGGGACGCTTGGCATTCCGCTGGCGAGTTGCTCGACGACGTCGTTCAGCAAGTCGCCGCGCCATACGGCGTTGATGTGCACCTGGAACACACGCGTGGCGTGCCGCCGGTAGCCAACTCGGAACATGAAACGGTAATTATCGAAGCCGCAGCCCGCGCTGAACTGGGCGAAGACGCGGTGGTACTCACACCACAATCCATGGGTGGTGAGGATTTCGCCTGGTTCCTCCAGGACATCCCTGGCGCGATGATGAGGTTAGGCACGCACACGCCGGGTGGCGAGGTTTACGATTTGCACCGTGGTGACTACGCCCTCAACGAAGCTGCACTAGCAAATGGCATCCGGGTGCTCGCCGCTACCGCATTGCGCACTATCCGTGACCTGCCCTAA
- a CDS encoding zinc-binding dehydrogenase produces MRALGVDHVLIDDGQIAAQVRQILPDGVDAALELIGTHTLPGTLASVKVLGTACFTGMLSNEWTVKDFYPIEYLPRGVRLSAYGGGSEDLSPAVLQGFLDAVASGTATVPIGKIYAFDQIVEAHTAMESGSAAGKLVVITD; encoded by the coding sequence CTGCGAGCGCTAGGCGTAGATCATGTATTGATCGACGATGGCCAGATCGCCGCGCAGGTTCGGCAGATACTGCCCGACGGCGTCGATGCAGCCCTTGAGCTCATTGGCACGCATACCCTGCCGGGCACCCTGGCCTCGGTCAAGGTTTTGGGTACCGCTTGCTTTACTGGGATGCTCTCCAACGAGTGGACAGTCAAAGACTTCTATCCGATTGAGTACCTACCGCGCGGTGTGCGACTCAGCGCATATGGTGGCGGCTCTGAGGATCTTTCCCCGGCGGTATTGCAGGGATTTCTTGATGCGGTTGCCAGCGGAACTGCAACGGTGCCCATCGGAAAGATTTACGCATTCGATCAAATCGTTGAAGCGCACACCGCGATGGAATCTGGTAGTGCCGCTGGCAAGTTAGTCGTCATCACTGACTGA
- a CDS encoding alcohol dehydrogenase catalytic domain-containing protein, which translates to MQAIFLDGPGAPGALTIRSLPIPVPATGQVLIRVKAFGLNRSELHTRLGLAEGVTFPRVLGIEATGVVAECPGGEFEPGQQVVTMMGGMGRTFDGGYAEYTCVPAGQVIAFRSELDWSVLGAVPEMLQTANGSLSIGLNAQAGQSILIRGGTSSIGMATAVLAKLKNMTLLSTTRSEAKT; encoded by the coding sequence ATGCAAGCTATTTTCCTCGATGGCCCGGGAGCACCCGGGGCTCTCACCATCCGTTCCCTGCCGATTCCCGTTCCCGCCACCGGGCAGGTATTGATTCGAGTAAAAGCCTTTGGGCTTAATCGATCCGAACTGCATACCAGATTGGGTCTAGCCGAAGGGGTCACGTTCCCCAGGGTCCTCGGCATCGAAGCGACTGGCGTTGTTGCCGAATGCCCTGGCGGAGAATTTGAGCCTGGTCAGCAGGTTGTCACCATGATGGGCGGAATGGGTAGAACTTTCGACGGCGGATACGCCGAATACACCTGCGTACCGGCCGGCCAGGTGATTGCCTTTCGCAGCGAGCTCGACTGGTCGGTATTAGGTGCGGTTCCCGAAATGCTGCAAACCGCCAACGGTTCACTTTCGATTGGCCTGAACGCCCAAGCTGGGCAATCGATCCTGATTCGTGGCGGCACCTCCTCAATTGGCATGGCGACCGCAGTGTTGGCCAAGCTTAAAAACATGACCCTACTGTCTACCACTCGCAGTGAAGCAAAAACCTAA
- a CDS encoding MarR family winged helix-turn-helix transcriptional regulator codes for MLLWEQDGATVHELGEALQLDSGTLSPLLKRMEVAGLIRRRRAVDDERRVEVELTDEGVALRERAGAVPHDLAEKAGISAEEVQQLCSILAKLNTSLRQTV; via the coding sequence TTGCTGTTATGGGAACAAGACGGCGCTACCGTGCACGAATTAGGCGAGGCATTGCAGCTGGATTCTGGCACGCTCTCGCCGCTGTTGAAGCGGATGGAGGTGGCAGGACTGATTCGCCGCCGGCGCGCCGTCGATGACGAGCGTCGGGTGGAGGTCGAGCTAACTGACGAAGGCGTCGCGCTCCGCGAACGTGCTGGTGCAGTGCCACACGACCTGGCCGAAAAGGCCGGTATTAGCGCGGAAGAAGTTCAACAACTGTGCTCAATTCTAGCAAAACTCAACACTTCACTCCGCCAGACTGTTTAG